A window of the Fibrobacter sp. UWH6 genome harbors these coding sequences:
- the hrpA gene encoding ATP-dependent RNA helicase HrpA: MDLTALKIEYPELPVVQKREEFFKLLEKHQVVIVKADTGSGKSTQLPKFLLEYLITKGGDFKIGVTEPRRLAAMSIADRLREELKADELVSTKIRFWEQGTNDAPVKVMTDGILLQEFRRDRLFKQYSAIVIDEAHERSLNIDILLGIFKSVLKARPEFKLIVASATLDAALFEKFYDNSCVLEAEGRTFPVEVEYYFRDAVQKSKPRDGFRGPWDDDDDDRRDASGKGDSGLIEEARDAILDLESRHRDHLLCFLPTERDIQDLANELKPDLDAASFDILPLYGRMSPDEQRRIFKSTSKTRVVLATNIAETSLTIPGIAYVVDTGMARISRYNAQSRIQGLPVEEVSKASARQRTGRAGRVKPGVCIRLYSPENFEKRDDFTEPEIRRSNLANVVLQLRSLGLEMESFPFLQAPPHSAFRGAYKTLFELGALTADNASGHVTKLGRDMTKLPMDVALSAVLLRARDAGVLQPALIVCAALSIQDPRVVPNEEPERGRVRGLHRKFAGHKSDFITYVCMWNAFCEAWDTDQKSWNKLRKFCDKMSLHFLRCREWIDLYEQFGRILDAKFESRICPPDKFHQDNLHIALLSGFLGGIARRDIENGCYRLVSGRETHVFPGSDLYGKSVEWLFSAEVRETSRIFLTKGAEIKPEWIMQVAEPFCTRRWYAPVWNKERGFVEAVEEVTFRGLVISRGHRVDYARVNPEECCQIFWREAVVVGEMARPFPFMVHNERVVEDLHALEARKRQFGLAPSEDALVDYYVRIAPKVNSIRTLKKYLEESGDQWLKFDAKFWLDQLDEKMGVALQSSGDRSLGKFGDLLDGALKGRGNDPRAARKHEEKPQAELGGSVEQFRIMELTRGKERVVTGEMVFDATKDCDGITLRFPYDLLTETSPATLALSIHQWREWMVESIVREMPKSAKKYLEGRRTQIDDAFCEKLVNNPHKAPLLCLYEALAEIKQLDCDIPTVTPERENHLRLHLKVFKQGVEEKFPLELSPEWGSYRLFLAVRPVVVTFGIDFPLENLRFGWRLGESALMAPEESTFWQDFRKRLERGSMANSGTGSAAGAADLVADRLNMLETGGLYSDGFKTALKIWVAKSLNADGLDANRCTRFTGLEFSRGKKISDFRNLANTTRSEDEEIRLALVRGTYEAGLLGGNAFVKAWDILKNFSVAMRQGHDHAVDAAGFVVNKIAALYQQDNALFDRVQALGNLLDHSLDQKVSGTRRDVHPIDSAGTPARELDARALRDLFRPYLKARFMKDHELKAARDLLSQIERKNSDDAEFPELFLQAKAMLEDFEIVRFKRKGDDSEEVVEVDALAKLKGRFGRL; encoded by the coding sequence ATGGATCTTACTGCTTTAAAGATTGAGTACCCGGAGCTTCCCGTTGTTCAGAAACGGGAGGAGTTTTTTAAGCTACTTGAAAAACATCAGGTTGTGATCGTCAAGGCGGATACGGGATCCGGTAAGTCTACCCAGTTACCGAAATTCCTGCTGGAGTATTTAATCACCAAGGGTGGTGATTTCAAGATCGGCGTGACGGAACCTCGTCGCTTGGCGGCTATGTCTATTGCAGACCGCCTGCGTGAGGAACTGAAGGCGGATGAACTGGTCAGCACCAAGATCCGTTTCTGGGAACAGGGAACCAATGATGCTCCTGTCAAGGTCATGACCGATGGTATCCTGCTTCAGGAATTCCGTCGCGACAGACTTTTTAAGCAGTACTCCGCCATCGTGATTGACGAAGCTCACGAACGCTCCTTGAACATCGATATCCTGCTGGGGATTTTCAAGTCGGTGCTGAAGGCGCGTCCCGAGTTTAAGCTGATTGTGGCTTCTGCCACCTTGGATGCGGCCCTCTTCGAGAAGTTCTATGATAACAGCTGTGTGCTGGAAGCGGAAGGCCGCACGTTCCCTGTAGAAGTGGAATATTACTTCCGGGATGCGGTGCAGAAGAGCAAACCGAGGGATGGTTTCCGCGGACCTTGGGATGATGACGACGATGATCGCCGTGATGCCTCTGGCAAGGGGGACTCCGGTCTCATAGAAGAAGCCCGCGATGCCATTCTGGATCTGGAAAGCCGCCATCGCGACCATCTGCTTTGCTTCTTGCCGACGGAACGTGATATTCAGGATTTGGCCAACGAATTGAAGCCGGATCTGGATGCCGCCAGCTTTGATATTTTGCCGCTGTATGGCCGCATGAGCCCCGATGAACAGCGCCGCATTTTCAAGAGTACCAGCAAGACCCGTGTCGTTCTTGCCACAAACATTGCTGAAACTTCCCTGACGATTCCCGGTATCGCCTACGTGGTGGATACGGGTATGGCTCGAATTTCACGTTACAACGCCCAGTCCCGAATTCAGGGCTTGCCTGTGGAAGAGGTTTCCAAGGCTAGCGCCCGTCAGCGTACAGGTCGTGCGGGCCGTGTGAAGCCCGGTGTCTGCATTCGACTTTATTCTCCCGAGAATTTTGAAAAGCGTGACGACTTTACGGAACCGGAAATTCGCCGAAGCAATTTGGCCAACGTGGTGCTGCAATTGCGCAGTCTTGGCCTTGAAATGGAAAGTTTCCCTTTCTTGCAGGCTCCGCCTCATTCTGCGTTCCGTGGCGCCTATAAGACTCTGTTTGAACTGGGTGCCCTGACGGCGGATAATGCCAGCGGTCATGTGACGAAGTTGGGCCGCGATATGACGAAGCTGCCTATGGATGTGGCTTTGTCTGCGGTGCTGCTGCGTGCTCGTGATGCTGGTGTTTTGCAGCCGGCCCTTATTGTGTGCGCCGCCCTTTCTATTCAGGATCCGCGAGTGGTTCCTAACGAGGAGCCGGAACGCGGTCGTGTTCGCGGACTCCATCGAAAGTTTGCGGGACACAAGAGCGATTTTATCACCTATGTGTGCATGTGGAATGCTTTCTGCGAAGCCTGGGATACCGATCAGAAATCCTGGAACAAGTTGCGCAAGTTCTGCGACAAGATGAGTCTGCATTTTTTGCGTTGCCGCGAATGGATCGATTTGTACGAACAGTTCGGACGAATTCTGGATGCCAAGTTCGAAAGCCGCATTTGCCCGCCAGACAAGTTCCATCAGGACAATTTGCACATTGCCTTGCTCAGCGGTTTCTTGGGCGGTATTGCCCGCCGTGATATCGAGAACGGTTGCTACCGCCTGGTAAGCGGTCGTGAAACTCACGTGTTCCCGGGTAGCGATCTGTATGGCAAGAGTGTGGAATGGCTGTTCAGCGCCGAAGTTCGCGAAACCAGCCGAATCTTCTTGACCAAGGGCGCAGAAATCAAGCCTGAATGGATTATGCAGGTGGCGGAACCTTTCTGCACCCGCCGCTGGTATGCGCCGGTGTGGAACAAGGAACGAGGCTTTGTAGAAGCTGTTGAAGAAGTGACCTTCCGCGGTCTTGTGATTAGCCGCGGTCACCGTGTGGATTATGCCCGCGTGAACCCTGAAGAATGCTGCCAGATCTTCTGGCGCGAAGCGGTTGTGGTGGGCGAGATGGCAAGGCCCTTCCCCTTCATGGTCCACAATGAACGTGTGGTGGAAGATTTGCATGCCCTGGAAGCCCGTAAGCGTCAGTTTGGTCTGGCTCCCAGCGAAGATGCCCTGGTGGACTATTATGTGCGTATTGCACCTAAGGTTAATTCCATCAGGACCTTGAAAAAGTATTTGGAAGAGTCTGGCGACCAGTGGCTAAAATTCGATGCGAAATTCTGGCTGGATCAGCTAGACGAAAAGATGGGCGTTGCCTTGCAGTCTAGCGGGGACCGCAGTCTTGGAAAGTTCGGCGATTTGCTGGATGGTGCCTTAAAGGGTCGCGGTAATGATCCCCGTGCCGCCAGGAAGCACGAAGAAAAGCCTCAGGCGGAATTGGGCGGTTCTGTAGAACAGTTCCGCATTATGGAATTGACTCGCGGTAAGGAACGTGTGGTGACCGGCGAAATGGTTTTCGACGCCACCAAGGATTGCGACGGCATTACCTTGAGATTCCCCTATGACTTGCTCACGGAAACTTCTCCGGCTACTTTGGCGCTTTCTATTCATCAATGGCGTGAGTGGATGGTGGAATCCATCGTTCGCGAAATGCCCAAGTCTGCCAAGAAGTACCTGGAAGGCAGACGTACTCAGATTGATGATGCCTTCTGCGAAAAGCTGGTGAACAATCCCCATAAGGCTCCGCTGCTGTGCCTGTACGAGGCTTTGGCTGAAATTAAACAGTTGGACTGCGATATTCCTACCGTAACTCCGGAACGTGAAAATCATCTGCGCTTGCATCTTAAGGTGTTTAAGCAGGGTGTAGAAGAAAAGTTCCCGCTGGAACTTTCTCCGGAGTGGGGAAGCTACCGCCTGTTCCTGGCGGTGCGTCCGGTGGTGGTGACTTTCGGTATCGATTTCCCGCTGGAGAACTTGCGCTTTGGTTGGCGCCTGGGAGAGTCTGCCTTGATGGCTCCCGAGGAATCGACTTTCTGGCAGGATTTCCGCAAGCGTCTGGAACGGGGCTCGATGGCTAATTCCGGGACGGGTTCTGCTGCGGGGGCAGCTGACCTTGTTGCGGACCGCCTGAATATGCTGGAAACGGGCGGCCTCTATTCCGACGGCTTCAAGACGGCCCTTAAAATCTGGGTGGCGAAATCCCTTAACGCAGACGGTCTGGACGCTAATCGCTGTACCCGTTTTACGGGGCTGGAATTTTCCCGCGGCAAGAAAATTTCTGATTTCAGGAATTTGGCAAACACTACTCGCAGTGAAGACGAAGAAATTCGTCTGGCCCTCGTTCGTGGGACTTACGAAGCAGGCCTCCTTGGCGGAAATGCTTTTGTCAAGGCTTGGGACATTCTGAAGAATTTCAGTGTGGCCATGCGTCAGGGCCACGATCATGCGGTTGATGCTGCGGGATTCGTGGTGAATAAAATTGCGGCTCTTTACCAACAAGATAACGCTTTGTTTGACCGCGTTCAGGCGCTTGGCAATTTGCTGGATCATTCTCTTGATCAAAAAGTTAGCGGAACCCGTCGTGACGTCCATCCCATAGATTCGGCCGGGACTCCGGCCCGTGAACTGGATGCCCGCGCTCTTCGCGACTTGTTCCGCCCGTACCTCAAGGCTCGCTTTATGAAGGATCATGAGCTGAAGGCGGCTCGTGACCTGCTTTCTCAAATTGAACGCAAGAATAGCGATGATGCTGAATTCCCGGAACTTTTCTTGCAGGCTAAGGCCATGCTGGAAGATTTCGAGATTGTTCGTTTCAAGCGGAAAGGCGACGATTCCGAAGAAGTGGTTGAAGTGGACGCTTTGGCTAAGCTAAAGGGCCGATTTGGCCGTCTTTAA
- a CDS encoding pseudouridine synthase, which yields MVFNSRNSFNKRPQQGKPSFGKTANKFGGGAHGVARVISKRGYCSRSKAEMLVREGRVTLNGRIIHDPETPARESDEIIINGKRIEANAKVYFMMNKPRGIVTTANDEKGRATVMEVFAEQYRKMYSGKEPPHISPVGRLDAASEGLLLFTNDTEWANRILDPRKSDERPEARDESAGTGIHKKIYRVQTKGKPTAEDLHKMEEGFIVPPRVFGESEEFMHAKQAVLHTEGEKNCWLEITLTEGKNREIRRMLAHLGYEVLRLVRIQIDEFILGDLKPGCIKEIQIS from the coding sequence ATGGTCTTCAATTCTCGCAACAGTTTCAACAAGCGTCCGCAACAGGGTAAGCCATCCTTTGGAAAAACCGCCAACAAGTTTGGCGGAGGCGCTCACGGCGTTGCCCGCGTTATTAGCAAGCGGGGTTACTGCAGCCGAAGCAAGGCCGAAATGCTTGTACGTGAAGGCCGCGTCACCCTGAACGGTCGCATCATCCACGACCCCGAAACTCCTGCCCGTGAAAGCGACGAAATCATCATCAACGGCAAGCGCATCGAAGCCAACGCCAAAGTGTACTTCATGATGAACAAGCCCCGGGGAATCGTCACCACGGCAAACGACGAAAAGGGACGCGCCACCGTCATGGAAGTTTTCGCAGAGCAATACCGCAAAATGTATTCGGGCAAGGAACCGCCCCACATCTCGCCGGTGGGCCGCCTAGACGCAGCCAGCGAAGGGTTGCTATTGTTCACCAACGATACTGAGTGGGCCAACCGCATTCTGGACCCCCGCAAATCAGACGAGAGACCAGAGGCGAGAGACGAGAGCGCAGGCACAGGCATCCACAAGAAAATTTACCGCGTGCAGACCAAGGGCAAGCCCACCGCCGAAGACCTTCACAAAATGGAAGAGGGCTTTATAGTTCCGCCCCGCGTTTTCGGGGAATCCGAAGAATTCATGCACGCCAAGCAGGCCGTCCTCCACACCGAAGGCGAAAAGAACTGCTGGCTAGAAATCACATTGACCGAAGGCAAGAACCGCGAAATTCGCCGCATGCTAGCCCACTTAGGCTACGAGGTTCTCCGCCTGGTCCGCATTCAGATTGATGAATTTATTTTAGGCGACCTTAAACCAGGTTGCATCAAGGAAATCCAGATTTCCTAA
- a CDS encoding arginase family protein encodes MNFCTIQDFTGIYSEQPFMQELRERANVYWMDCTNISGTDCYCDDDAQAEIRKMMDQAADRVTANNDAGFTGIHFFDNGNYHYMSKLWTDRVNEDFDLVIFDHHPDMQPPRFEGILSCGGWVKEVLDNNKFIRNVVLIGVADHLIEEIKNEPSAEFKKYASRVTFIPETLLRTPNFDISQVALAALRSSNLYISIDKDVLSIDDVVTNWDQGSLTFEQLENILKNLFAHRKILGVDICGERARNQDFPEGIDEGSADATNNALNKKIFSLLDVL; translated from the coding sequence ATGAATTTTTGCACCATCCAAGACTTTACCGGCATCTATAGCGAACAGCCTTTTATGCAGGAACTGCGGGAACGTGCCAACGTCTACTGGATGGATTGCACAAATATCAGCGGCACTGATTGTTACTGCGATGACGACGCCCAAGCTGAAATCCGTAAAATGATGGACCAAGCCGCAGACCGCGTCACAGCTAATAACGACGCCGGTTTCACCGGCATCCACTTCTTTGACAACGGCAATTACCACTACATGAGCAAGCTGTGGACGGACCGCGTCAACGAAGATTTTGACCTGGTCATATTCGATCATCATCCCGATATGCAGCCACCCCGATTTGAAGGAATTCTCAGTTGCGGGGGCTGGGTCAAGGAAGTTCTGGACAACAATAAGTTTATTAGAAATGTGGTGCTTATCGGCGTTGCGGACCATCTGATTGAAGAAATCAAGAACGAACCTAGTGCGGAATTCAAGAAGTACGCAAGCCGCGTGACATTCATTCCCGAGACTTTGTTACGCACCCCAAATTTTGATATATCACAGGTAGCACTTGCCGCCCTACGTTCATCAAACCTATATATCAGTATCGACAAGGATGTCCTTTCCATTGACGACGTGGTGACCAACTGGGACCAAGGCAGTCTAACCTTTGAACAACTGGAAAATATTTTGAAGAATCTGTTTGCCCACCGTAAAATACTTGGGGTGGACATTTGCGGAGAACGGGCTCGGAACCAGGATTTCCCGGAAGGCATTGACGAAGGCTCTGCGGATGCCACAAACAATGCTTTAAATAAAAAAATATTCAGCCTTCTAGATGTGCTCTAG
- a CDS encoding peptidylprolyl isomerase, whose amino-acid sequence MMMKFRLILLALCAVASLASAEPVLMEGVAAVVDGKPIMRSEYLSSLYRYQETPEGSAMSEADQRKYVLDQLIEEKVLLSRIDRDSIVVSDAEVDQRVTAHLQQLASSQNTNLATLEKAIRAQLGISMAQYRDQLAKQIRGHIEMSRVRQRHVGSINPTKKEVDAFYAAYKDSLPPQYNCVLLSHIQIPIVPDAAIVDSVKKLAEALIDTLNLGMSFELLAKAHSQDTAAAKGGDLGYYKRGQLDPVFERALDQLKNGQYSASPVKTSLGWHIPRVLGRKEDGVRSAQILLYTIPSAKDSADILARADSLHKSIKSAEDFGKAARKFSEDKASNFAGGRLGWFQKSEMVPAYVDPVSNLEVGQVSEPVLIDGAYHLFRLDDSRQIRELTLEEDYGKIEQMCATHMENEKLGALIKKWREEVHVEIRMTE is encoded by the coding sequence ATGATGATGAAGTTCCGTTTGATTTTGTTGGCGTTGTGTGCTGTGGCTTCCTTGGCTTCTGCAGAACCGGTCTTGATGGAAGGGGTTGCAGCAGTTGTAGACGGCAAACCTATTATGCGTTCCGAATATTTGAGCAGCCTTTATCGGTATCAGGAAACACCTGAAGGCTCTGCCATGAGCGAAGCGGATCAGCGTAAGTATGTGCTGGATCAGCTTATCGAAGAAAAGGTTCTGCTTTCTCGAATCGACCGCGATTCCATTGTGGTGTCTGACGCCGAAGTAGATCAGCGTGTGACGGCCCACTTGCAGCAGTTGGCTTCTAGCCAGAACACCAACTTGGCCACTTTGGAAAAGGCAATCCGTGCCCAGCTGGGGATTAGCATGGCTCAGTACCGCGACCAGCTGGCCAAACAGATTCGTGGCCATATCGAAATGAGCCGTGTCCGTCAGCGTCATGTTGGCTCCATCAATCCCACCAAGAAGGAAGTGGATGCCTTCTACGCTGCCTATAAGGATTCTCTGCCGCCGCAGTATAATTGCGTCTTGCTGAGCCATATTCAGATACCCATTGTTCCCGATGCCGCCATTGTGGACTCCGTGAAGAAGTTGGCCGAAGCCTTGATCGATACCCTGAACTTGGGTATGAGCTTTGAACTTTTGGCCAAGGCCCACTCTCAGGATACTGCCGCTGCCAAGGGCGGTGACCTGGGTTATTACAAGCGCGGTCAGCTGGACCCTGTATTTGAACGCGCCCTGGATCAGCTGAAGAACGGTCAGTATTCTGCAAGCCCGGTAAAGACTTCTCTGGGTTGGCATATTCCTCGCGTTCTCGGTCGTAAGGAAGACGGCGTTCGTTCCGCACAGATTTTGCTCTATACCATTCCCTCTGCCAAGGACAGTGCCGACATTCTGGCTCGCGCCGACTCTCTTCATAAGTCTATCAAGTCTGCCGAAGATTTTGGCAAGGCTGCCCGTAAGTTCAGCGAAGACAAGGCCAGCAACTTTGCCGGTGGTCGCCTGGGCTGGTTCCAGAAGAGCGAAATGGTTCCTGCCTATGTAGATCCCGTCTCTAACTTGGAAGTAGGTCAGGTTTCTGAACCGGTGCTGATTGATGGTGCCTACCATCTGTTCCGCCTGGATGATTCCCGCCAGATTCGTGAACTGACTCTGGAAGAAGATTACGGCAAGATCGAACAGATGTGTGCTACCCACATGGAAAACGAAAAACTCGGCGCACTCATTAAGAAGTGGCGTGAGGAAGTCCATGTGGAAATCCGTATGACCGAATAA
- a CDS encoding queuosine precursor transporter produces MKKTNENLILLNIIFTVGLVISNVVTAKLMYTGISLFGNAVTLPGAGVCYAFTFLATDIIGEIWGKKEANKAVIFGLVGQVFATLLILLTQHLPAADDSMQETYVRLLGQNWVFVVASLAGYLIAQKWDIWIFHSIRTRYIAKLGDTKHRWIWNNASTMTSQILDTVVFIGIAFGFGFGWLFQAEMRPVLLSMMVGQYFFKMILAACDTPIFYLLTRDIKKDTEIELKDFS; encoded by the coding sequence ATGAAAAAGACCAACGAAAACTTGATTCTTCTAAACATAATCTTCACCGTTGGCTTGGTCATCTCAAATGTGGTTACTGCCAAGCTGATGTACACAGGCATTAGCCTTTTCGGCAACGCAGTCACTTTGCCTGGTGCGGGCGTTTGCTACGCCTTTACCTTTTTGGCCACCGACATCATCGGCGAAATCTGGGGCAAGAAAGAAGCCAACAAGGCGGTCATCTTCGGCCTAGTGGGGCAAGTTTTTGCCACCCTCCTGATTTTGCTGACCCAGCACCTGCCCGCCGCAGACGACAGCATGCAAGAAACCTACGTTCGCCTTCTAGGTCAGAACTGGGTGTTCGTGGTGGCAAGCCTCGCCGGCTACCTCATCGCACAAAAATGGGACATCTGGATTTTCCACAGCATTCGCACCCGTTACATCGCCAAGCTTGGCGATACCAAACATCGCTGGATCTGGAATAACGCCTCCACCATGACCAGCCAAATTCTAGATACCGTTGTGTTTATCGGCATCGCCTTCGGTTTCGGATTCGGTTGGCTGTTCCAGGCAGAAATGCGCCCGGTGCTACTTTCCATGATGGTGGGGCAATACTTCTTCAAGATGATTCTTGCGGCCTGCGACACCCCCATTTTCTACTTGCTCACCCGAGATATCAAAAAGGATACCGAAATAGAGCTAAAAGATTTTTCTTAA
- the ftsE gene encoding cell division ATP-binding protein FtsE, translated as MIHFNHVTKSYEENWKALSNVSFRIHKGEFVFLTGHSGAGKSTLLKLIYMDERPDDERGGQVMVKFTGDCLYDSKNTPDKNIQALRRKMGIIFQDFKLLPDRNVFENVALALRIVGTPNNKINAAVFDALALVGISQKRFAMPYTLSGGEQQRVAIARAMVHNPYLLLADEPTGNLDPKNAEEVFKIFKEINARGTTVLMATHNPDFYMNSTFRRLTLDHGELLNRDII; from the coding sequence ATGATTCATTTTAACCACGTCACCAAGTCTTACGAAGAAAACTGGAAAGCTCTTTCCAACGTTTCTTTCCGTATTCACAAGGGTGAGTTTGTGTTCTTGACGGGTCATTCCGGTGCCGGTAAGTCTACGCTGTTGAAGCTGATTTACATGGACGAACGCCCTGACGATGAACGTGGTGGACAGGTCATGGTGAAGTTTACCGGCGATTGCCTTTACGATAGCAAGAACACTCCCGACAAGAATATCCAGGCGCTGCGTCGCAAGATGGGTATCATCTTCCAGGACTTTAAGCTGTTGCCGGATCGCAATGTTTTTGAAAATGTGGCCTTGGCCCTGCGTATTGTGGGCACTCCCAACAACAAGATTAACGCCGCCGTTTTTGACGCCTTGGCTTTGGTGGGTATCAGTCAGAAGCGTTTTGCCATGCCTTACACATTGTCTGGCGGTGAACAGCAGCGTGTGGCCATCGCCCGCGCCATGGTGCATAACCCGTACTTGTTGCTGGCTGACGAACCTACTGGAAACCTTGACCCGAAAAACGCCGAAGAGGTGTTCAAGATTTTTAAGGAAATCAATGCCCGCGGCACTACCGTTTTGATGGCAACCCATAATCCCGACTTCTACATGAACAGCACTTTCCGCCGTCTGACTCTTGATCACGGCGAACTGCTCAATCGCGATATTATTTAA
- the rfbD gene encoding dTDP-4-dehydrorhamnose reductase — MKFFVTGVGGQLGHDVMNELAKRGHTGVGTDMAPEYSGVADGSAVTTMPYVQLDITDAAAVEKVISEIKPDAVIHCAAWTAVDMAEDDANVAKVRAVNAGGTQNIANACKKLDCKMTYISTDYVFDGQGSEPWQPDCKDYKPLNVYGQTKLEGELAVSNTLEKYFIVRIAWVFGLNGKNFIKTMINVGKTHDTVRVVNDQIGTPTYTFDLARLLIDMNESEKYGYYHATNEGGFISWYDFTCEIYKQAGMSTKVVPVTTAEYGLSKAARPFNSRLDKSKLREAGFEPLPTWQDALSRYLKEIAE; from the coding sequence ATGAAGTTTTTTGTTACAGGTGTGGGTGGCCAGTTAGGTCACGATGTGATGAATGAATTGGCTAAGCGTGGTCATACCGGTGTCGGTACGGATATGGCTCCTGAATACAGTGGTGTGGCCGATGGAAGTGCCGTTACCACGATGCCCTACGTTCAGTTGGATATTACTGATGCCGCTGCCGTTGAAAAGGTGATTTCTGAAATCAAGCCCGACGCCGTGATTCATTGTGCTGCCTGGACTGCCGTGGATATGGCTGAAGATGACGCCAACGTGGCAAAGGTACGTGCGGTAAATGCCGGCGGTACCCAGAACATTGCCAACGCCTGTAAGAAGCTGGATTGCAAGATGACCTACATCAGCACAGACTATGTGTTCGATGGTCAAGGTTCTGAACCCTGGCAACCGGATTGCAAGGATTACAAGCCTCTGAATGTTTATGGTCAGACTAAGCTGGAAGGCGAACTTGCCGTTTCTAACACTCTGGAAAAGTACTTTATCGTTCGCATTGCCTGGGTCTTTGGCTTGAATGGCAAGAACTTCATCAAGACCATGATCAACGTGGGCAAGACTCACGATACCGTGCGCGTGGTGAACGACCAGATCGGTACTCCCACTTACACGTTTGACCTGGCCCGTCTGCTTATCGATATGAATGAATCTGAAAAGTACGGCTATTACCATGCTACCAACGAAGGCGGATTCATCAGCTGGTACGATTTTACCTGTGAAATTTACAAGCAGGCTGGCATGAGCACCAAGGTTGTTCCTGTGACTACTGCGGAATATGGTCTTTCTAAGGCGGCTCGACCCTTTAACAGCCGACTGGATAAGAGCAAGTTGCGTGAAGCTGGCTTTGAACCGCTGCCTACCTGGCAGGATGCCCTGAGCCGTTACCTAAAGGAAATTGCGGAATAA
- a CDS encoding GDSL-type esterase/lipase family protein: protein MSMSTFTKWVAAWGNATSITDRTAAVYAKDITLRYPIRICFSGSKIRFRFSNLTGTEPVTITSAFVAKQVPQTANATTYTPAAITFDSKVSITMAPGTEVESDAIAFDITAGETIEVSMYFADFTQMNAGTLITGPLSNGKYSYGNFVKDRDLPADLTRNTNWFYFLNTVDVFTEEQNHALVCYGDSITAQDWPDYLALRAWDAGFRNVSVIRRAVSGTRILREYNCITYAAYGLKGATRFPIELNVAGASAVIIQHGINDIIHPVGVEVNKFRPWSDMPTAEDLISGIQEIYLTHARKLGLKVYSGTLLPIYGWRTYNENRDAIRNAFNQWLRTAADFDGCVDFDAAVRDSARPECFAPGFDSGDHLHPSAAAYKAMAEAVPEDLLK from the coding sequence ATGTCAATGTCCACATTCACCAAATGGGTTGCCGCCTGGGGTAACGCCACCTCTATCACAGACAGAACTGCAGCGGTATACGCCAAGGACATCACCCTCCGCTACCCCATCCGCATTTGTTTTTCGGGAAGTAAGATCCGTTTCAGATTTTCCAATCTGACAGGAACTGAACCCGTCACCATTACAAGCGCATTCGTCGCCAAGCAAGTTCCGCAAACCGCAAACGCAACGACCTACACCCCCGCAGCCATCACCTTTGATAGCAAGGTCTCCATCACCATGGCCCCCGGCACCGAAGTAGAAAGCGACGCCATCGCCTTTGACATTACCGCCGGCGAAACCATAGAAGTCAGCATGTACTTCGCAGACTTCACACAAATGAACGCAGGCACCCTGATTACGGGCCCTCTTTCCAATGGCAAGTACAGCTACGGCAATTTCGTCAAGGATCGCGACCTTCCCGCCGATTTAACCCGCAACACCAACTGGTTTTACTTCCTGAACACCGTCGACGTATTCACCGAAGAACAGAACCACGCCCTGGTCTGCTACGGTGATTCCATTACCGCCCAGGATTGGCCCGATTATCTCGCCCTGCGCGCATGGGACGCAGGCTTCCGCAATGTGTCCGTCATTCGTCGCGCCGTCAGCGGCACCCGCATTCTCCGCGAATACAACTGCATCACCTATGCCGCCTACGGTTTAAAGGGCGCCACCCGCTTCCCCATCGAATTGAACGTAGCGGGAGCTTCTGCAGTAATTATCCAGCATGGCATCAACGACATCATCCATCCCGTGGGCGTCGAAGTCAATAAGTTCCGTCCCTGGAGCGACATGCCTACCGCAGAAGATCTGATTAGCGGCATTCAGGAAATCTACCTCACCCACGCCCGCAAGCTAGGTCTCAAAGTTTACAGCGGCACACTGCTCCCCATTTACGGCTGGCGCACCTACAACGAAAACCGCGACGCCATCCGTAACGCATTCAACCAATGGCTGAGAACCGCAGCGGATTTCGACGGTTGCGTTGATTTTGACGCCGCTGTACGCGATTCCGCCCGCCCAGAATGTTTCGCCCCAGGCTTTGACTCTGGTGACCACCTGCATCCTAGCGCCGCAGCCTATAAGGCCATGGCGGAGGCCGTTCCCGAAGATTTGCTGAAATAA